The Mercurialis annua linkage group LG2, ddMerAnnu1.2, whole genome shotgun sequence genome contains a region encoding:
- the LOC126669858 gene encoding 60S ribosomal protein L31 — protein MVEKTKGRKEEVVTREYTINLHRRLHGCTFKKKAPKAIKEIRKFAQTAMGTKDVRVDVKLNKHIWSRGIRSVPRRIRVRIARRRNDDEDAKEELYSLVTVAEIPAEGMKGLGTRIIEDED, from the exons ATGGTTGAGAAAACTAAAGGCCGTAAAGAGGAGGTTGTTACCAGGGAGTACACTATTAACCTCCACAGGCGCTTGCATGGCTG CACCTTCAAGAAGAAGGCTCCCAAGGCCATAAAGGAGATCAGGAAGTTTGCCCAGACAGCCATGGGAACTAAGGATGTGCGAGTAGATGTTAAGCTGAACAAGCACATCTGGAGCAGGGGTATCCGTAGTGTCCCCAGGAGGATCAGAGTCCGCATTGCTCGCAGAAGGAATGATGATGAAGACGCAAAGGAAGAGCTTTACTCTCTCGTCACTGTTGCAGAAATTCCAGCGGAAGGGATGAAAGGTCTCGGCACCAGGATTATTGAAGATGAGGATTAA
- the LOC126666901 gene encoding uncharacterized protein LOC126666901, with amino-acid sequence MKKLTRNLRKSSDESLPTWADSSLDDSRPMDAQEQEELVRSLERTQAQQSYLWTRVFAGLLFCYAAFYLCTIYQQATAPWELRHHAYFMEDINSWTVICADWVAVLICSTTIAGLLHTSKRHRQWIWYSCFAGLVLAIFWLNYMLRMSRFRWDILWLPFGPLSGASLCLYVDHILTESSAEVRKLRGYMYAFKAS; translated from the exons ATGAAGAAGCTGACCAGAAATTTGAGAAAATCTAGTGACGAATCTCTGCCGACATGGGCTGATTCTTCGCTCGATGATTCTCGTCCCATGGACGCCCAAG AGCAAGAGGAGTTGGTTAGATCTCTTGAAAGAACCCAAGCACAGCAATCTTATTTATGGACG AGAGTATTTGCAGGACTTTTATTCTGCTACGCTGCGTTTTATCTTTGCACCATTTACCAGCAAGCAACTGCTCCATGGGAATTG AGACATCATGCTTACTTCATGGAAGATATCAATTCATGGACTGTAATATGTGCAG ATTGGGTGGCTGTTTTAATATGCTCAACAACCATCGCGGGGCTGCTTCATACTTCTAAGCGTCACAGGCAGTGGATTTGGTACTCGTGCTTTGCAGGGCTTGTATTGGCAATTTTCTGGCTAAATTACATGCTGAG AATGTCAAGATTTCGATGGGATATTCTATGGCTTCCTTTCGGTCCTCTTAG TGGAGCTAGCCTTTGTCTTTATGTTGACCATATACTTACCGAATCATCGGCAGAAGTCAGAAAACTTAGAGGCTACATGTACGCGTTTAAGGCCAGCTAA